A region of the Herpetosiphonaceae bacterium genome:
GTTATGCCATAATCACGCATGATTATACGATGCGCAGCCGTGGCAATGCTTCGTACAGGCGTGTACATGCTTCGTACAGGCGTGTACATGCTTCGTACAGGCGTGTACATGCTTCGTACAGGCGTGTACATGCTTCGTACAGGCGTGTACATGCTATGCGCAGGCCCTCACCATGCCCAGAGGGCACCCGCCCCCTCTCCCACTGCCGTACGAGAGGGGGAAATAGTGGGGGACGCCCCCATACCCCTGGCCTATCGGCGCTATGAATATTCTCATCACCAGCACGCGCGCGCCCGTGGCGCTAGAGCTGATCCGCGCCTTTGGCCGCGCCGGACACACCGTGATCGCCACCGACACGCAGCCGTGGACCGTCGGCAGCCGCTCGCGGCATCTCACGGAGCACGTGGTAACACCGCAGCCGCGCCAGGAGCCGCAGCGCTTTCTCGACGCGCTGGAGCGGATCGTCCGCGCGCATCGCATCGACCTGCTGATCCCGACCTGCGAGGAGGTCTTCCACGTCGCGCGCGGCTACGAGCGGCTGAGCAGGATCACCAGCGTCTGCGCATCGCCGCTGGATCTGCTGGCGGAGCTACATCACAAGTTCGCGTTTCAGCAGCACGCGGCGGCGCTCGGCATTCGCACGCCGCAGACGGCACTTGTCACCGATTGCGACGAGCTGCGCGCCATGCTGCCGCAGTTTCCGAGGTACGTGCTCAAGCCCGCCTACTCGCGCTTCGCCACGCGCGTCATCACCAACAGCGGGCAGCACGCCGGGCTGGTGCCGCTCTCCGCCTGCCAGCCGACGCCGCAGCAGCCGTGGTTGCTGCAAGCCTTCATCGAGGGAGCGAGCCTGTGTACCTACAGCACGCTGCACGAGGGCCACGTCACCGCACACTGCGCCTACGCTATTCCATACACCTTCGGCGGCGGATCGGGCGTGCAGTTTCGATCGGTCGACGGTGCCGAGACGCTGGCGATCGTCCGGCAGATTGGCGCGGCGCTGGGCTATACGGGCCAGCTCTCGCTCGATTTCATTCAGGCCGCCGACGACCTGTATCTGCTCGAATGTAATCCACGCGCTACCAGCGGCGCGCATCTGATCGATCCGGCGCGGCTGATCGCCGCTCTGACCGATCCCCGGCAGCCAACCTGGATCGAGCCGCCGGGCCGCTGCCGTCAGCTTACGATCCCGCTGCTGGCGAGCGTCGCGGCGCAGCCACGCCGCTGGCTAGCCGCGCTCCGTGAGGCGCTACGTCACGCCGACGTGATCGCCGATCGACGCGATCTGCTGCCGCTGCTGGCGCAACTGCCGATGACTCTGCACTTTGCGCGCATCAGCCGCCGCAAACGCATCGGCCTGACCGCCGCAACGACCCACGACATCGAATGGAACGGAGAGCGATGATCGGGCTTTACGATCGCAGCAGCGTCGATCAGGTACCGTGGCCCGCCACGCCCGACGGCGACTACGCCCGGCGCGTGCTCGATCCGCTGGTGCGCCACGGCCCGCAGCGCTACATCGACAACGTGGACGCCGAGGTCTTCGTGCTGGTCGCGGGTGAAAGCGTGCTGCCGGTGGTCGTCGCAGCGCCCCGCCCGTCGATACGAAACGCCTACGTCTGCTCGCCCACGACGCACTACATCGACTACGCCAGGCGCGAGGTCGAGCTTGAGCTGGCCGAGCGGCGCGCGCTGCGAACGGTCGTGCCGCCGCTGCTGGATGCGCTCAGGCCGCTGCTGCGCTGGAGCCGTTTCGAGCAGGTGGTGTATGTCAACAACTGGCTGCTCTCGACCAACCTCTACCCGGCGCTCGATCCGGCCACGATCCGGCAGATCCGCGACGAGCTGATTCGCCGCTTTCCGCGGCACGTGATCATCTTTCGATCCGTCGACGAGCGGCTCAACGCGCCGCTGCTGCGCGACCTGCTGGGACTACAGTTTCGCCCGGTCTTCAGCCGACAGGTCTATATCCTCGATCCGCAGGCCCAGGAGCGGAGCTACCGCAAGCGTAAAGACTTTCGCAGCGACGTGCTGCTCGCCGGACGCACCGACTACGAGTGGCTGAGCCACGATCAGCTCGATCCGGCGACAAGCGCGCGACTGGCTGAGCTATACGCCGAGCTATACCTGCACAAGTATTCGTTTGACAATCCGCAGTTCAACGCGCGCTTCGTGGCCGAGGCGCTAGATCGGCGATGGCTCACGATCTGGGCGCTGCGGCGCAACGGACACATCGACGGGGTGCTTGGGTATGTCGAGCGACATGGCGTGATGACCGCACCCTTGCTCGGCTACGATCGCTCGGTGCCGCAGAGTGCGGGACTGTACCGCCTGCTCTCGCTCAAGCTGGTAGAAGAGGCAGAGCAGTATGGATTGGTGCTGCATCTCAGCTCCGGCGCGGCGGCCTTCAAGCGTCATCGCGGCGGACAGCCCGCGATCGAATATAATCTGGTCTACGATCGTCACTGCGCGCGCCGTCGACGGCTTCCGTGGCAAATACTGGAGATTCTGACACATCGCGCGATCGTGCCGGTGATGCAGCGCTTCAAGCTGTAGCGCGGCGCTTCCTGAAAGAGACGGGTGATGATAGAGACTCAGCCAGACAGCACAGCCCGGCTCAGCGCGATCTATCCCGCGCTGGCGCGGCACTGGTTCATCGCCTGCCGCTCGGACGACCTGCGGCGCGGGCCATTGGCGCGAACACTGCTCGACACGCATCTGGTGCTGTTTCGCGGCGCGTCCGGCCACGCTACAGCGCTGCTCGATCGCTGTCCGCACCGCAATGCGCCACTCTCGCGCGGTTGGGTGACGGATGGCCGGGTGGTCTGCCCGTACCATGGCTGGCAGTTCGACGGCGCGGGCCGCTGTCAGGTCGTGCCCGGTTTGTGCGACACGCCAGAGCATCGGACGCGACAGGTGGCCGCGTTTCCGGTAGTCGAGCACGACGGCTTTGTCTGGGTCTGGCCCCTCGACGCCTCGCCGACACGCGCGCCGTACCACTTTCCGCTGCTCGACGCGCCGGGCTACCAGTCGCTTGTGCGCGAGTACCGCTTCGAGGCCGCGCTGCCGGACGCCCTGGAAAACTTTCTCGACGGCACGCATACCCACTTCGTCCACAGCGGGCTGATCCGCACCGAGGGTCGACGCAAGCGCACCACGGCGATCATCCGGCGCACGCCGGAGCAGGTCGAGGCCGAGTACCACGACGAGGGCAGACAGTCGGGTCTGCTCTCGCGGCTCTTCGGCGCGGGCGTCGACGTAGCCTTTGGCCGCTTCATCATGCCCGCCATCGCGCAGCTAGAGTATCGGGCCGGACCGCACACGCGGCTGCTGGTCAACCTCTGCTTCACGCCCGAAAGCAGCTCCACGCTGCGCGTCTTCGTGCTGGCGACGGCACAGGTGCCACGGGCGCTGCGGCTGATCGCTCCGACGCTCGGCGGCCTGCTGCTGCGGACGGTCGTCAAGCAGGATCGGGCGATCCTCAGGCTTCAGGCCGAGAACCTGCGACGCTTCGGCGGGCCGCGCTACACCTCTACCGAGCTAGACGTGATGGGGCCGCACATTCTGCGGATGCTCAGGGGCATTCAGCAGCGCGAGCAGGACGAGCCAGCCGAGCGGCGCGTGGAGATGCTGATATGAGCGCATGAGCGGCCCGCAGATTATGACCCTGCCCAACCTGCTGACCGCGCTGCGGCTGCTACTAGTGCCGGTGCTGTGGCTGTGCGCGCTCCTGGGTCGTCCGGCCTGGATCGGCGCTGGGCTGCTGGCGGCGCTGCTGACCGATGTGCTGGACGGCGCGACGGCGCGCTGGCTTGGGCAGGCGACATCCTTCGGCGCGGCGCTCGACTCGCTGGCCGACAAACTGCTGACGCTCTCGGTCGTGGGCTGGCTGGCGCTGCTCTTTCCCGAAATCTTTGCCGAGCATCCGCTGCTGATCGGGCTGGCTGCCGCCGGGCTGATCGGCTCGTGGCTGACGGGGCGGATCAAGCCGGGCTGGCTGCCGAAGCTGCACCTGTGGTCGGCGCGCGTCGGCGGTGGATTGCAGGGACTATTTGCGCTGCATACCTTCCTGGCGGGCCGCTACAGCGCGGCGCTGCTCTATCTTGCGCTGGGCGTTGGCCTGCTCGCGGCGCTGGAAGAGATCGCCGTGCAGCTCGTTCACCCCTGCCCCGACGAGCACATTCGCACCGTGTTCGAGCGTCCGATTCGCGCCCGGATCGGCGCGGCGGTGCAGCGCTGGCTGGCGGACCGCAGGTTGCCGCTGCTGCTGGCGGGACTGGCGATCGGCCTGACGCTGCCCGCGCTACGGACCGGCTGGCACTTCGACGATTATCTGCATCGCGCGGCGCTTGGGACAGGACAGCCGAGCCTCAGGGCGGCTCTTGACGAGCTTTTCGTGTTCATGGACGGCGATCCTGAGCGGACGCGGCGGCTGATGGACAGCGGCGTCTTTCCCTGGTGGGCGCTGCCGCAGGGCCAGAACGCCTTCTGGCGACCGCTGGCCGGGCTGACGCACTGGCTGGACTATCGGCTGTGGCCGCGTAGCCCGCTGCTGATGCACACTCACAGCCTGCTCTGGTTCGGCGCGCTGGCGGCGGTGGCGGCGCTGCTCTACCGGCGGCTGATCGGAGCGACCTGGATCGCGGGATTGGCGGCGCTGCTCTACGCCCTCGACGACGCGCGGGGCTACGCCGCAAGCTGGATCGCCAATCGCAACGCGCTGCTGGCAACGCTGTGCGGCTGTCTGGCGCTGATCGCACACGATCGCTGGCGGCGCGACGGCTGGCGCTGGGGCGTGATCACAGGGCCGCTGGCGCTGCTGCTCGGCCTGCTCTCGGCGGAGGCGGCGACGGCAACGCTGGCCTATCTGCTGGCGTACGCGATCGTGCTGGATCGCGGCGGTCGCCGGCAGCGGCTCGGCTCGCTGCTCCCGGCGCTGCTGACAACCATCGGCTGGCGGCTGGGCTACCGTGCGCTCGGCTACGGCGCGCTCGGCACATCTTATGTCGATCCAGCTACCGAGCCGCTGCGCTTCCTGATGGCGGTGATCGAGCGCGGGCCGGTGCTGCTGCTGGCCCAGTGGGCGCTACCGCCCGCCGAACTCTACCCGTTTCTCACACCGCCCGCGTCGTGGCTGCTCTGCCTCTGCGCGCTGGCGATCCTCGCGCCGCTCGGCTTCGTCGCATGGCCGCTGCTGCACCGCGATGTGCTGGCGCGCTTCTGGACGCTCGGCATGATCCTGGCGGTCGTTCCCGCCTGCGCGGCGCTGCCCGCCAACCGGCTGCTCGGCTTCGTCGGCCTGGGCACGATGGGCCTGCTGGCCCGGCTGCTGATCGAGCTGTGGCAGGCGGCACGCTCCTGGCGACGCGCGCTCGGCCTGGTGCTCGGCGCGATCCACCTGCTGCTCGCGCCGCTCCTGCTGCCGCTGGCGGCCTATAGCCCGGCGCTCTTCGGCGCGGTCGAGCCGTCGATCCGCAGCCTGCCGCATGATCCGCTACTAGCGCGGCAGACCGCGATCTTCGTAAACGCGCCCAGCTTCTTCTCGATCAGCTACCTGCCGATCATCCGCCAGATGCAAGGTCTGCCCGCGCCGCTGCGGGTGCGCTTCCTTTCCTCCGGCCCTGACAGCGTCGAGCTGACGCGAGCTGACGCGCATACGCTGCTGGTACGACCGGCGGGCGGCTACCTCGTCGGCTTCGACACTGTGTTTCGGGAGCGAGCTCGGCGCTTCATGGCCGGCCAGCAGATCAGGCTGACCGACGCCACGGTCACGGTCGAGCGGCTTACCGGCGACGGACGGCCCGCCGAGGTTGCCTTTCGCTTCGACGCGCCGCTCGAATCGGGCGCGCTGCGCTGGTTCGCGTGGCGCGACGGCGGGTATGTCGCATTCACGCCGCCGCCACCCGGCACGACGATCCGGCTGCCATCGAGCCTGCCTTAGCGGCGGCACGATTAAACCAACAGGCGAGACGTGTGATACGCCCCGCCTGTGCCATCTCCAGCCGACTTGTCCGGTGCGCCGTAACGCTTAGCCCTCGTCGCGATCCCGCGCGGCGTCTTCCTCGGCACGCGCCTCGGCCTCGTCGTTGGGCGCGGCGTTCTCGAAATAGCCCCGGTCGGTTTCGTCGACCGGCGCTGGATCGCTGTACACGCCTCCTGGATCGCGGCTTTCGTCGAGACGATCGATCGCGCCCTCAAGCGCGCTGCTGTCGCGATTGAACAGCGCGTCCAGCATCAGGTTGTCGAGCACGGAGCCACCGGCATCGGAGGCCAGCGCTGCAAACTCGTTCTGAGTCATGCCGCCGCCGCCCGCCGTCACGCCATCGCCGCTCGCGCCCGGCAGACCGCCGTCGCCGTTGCCGGGCGTGTAGGCCGCATCGAGCGCCGCCGTGGTCTGGGCGTTGGCCGCGCTGGCGAGCAGCTTCCGCTGAACCAGGCCCGTACCTGCCGGGATCAGCTTGCCGATGACCACGTTCTCCTTAAGGCCGCGCAGATAGTCGACCTTGCCGGTGATCGCCGCCTCGGTCAGCACGCGCGTCGTCTCCTGGAACGACGCCGCCGACAGGAACGAGTCGGTGGTCAGCGATGCCTTGATCAGGCCCAGCAGCACCGTTGTGCCCAGCGCGGGCTCGCCGCCCTGCGCCAGCACCGCCTGGTTGATCGCCATGAACTCGACCGAGTCGACCAGCTCGCTGGGCAGCATCTCGGTATCGCCTGGATCCTCGATCCGCACGCGGCGCAACATCTGGCGCACAATGATCTCAACGTGCTTGTCGTTGATCGGCACGCCCTGATCGCGATAGACCTTCTGCGCCTCATTGGTCAGATACGTCTGCACCGTCTCGCGGCCCTGGATCAGCAGCAACTCCTGCGGATCAATCGCGCCTTCGGTAAGCTGCATACCGGCGGTGACATGCACGCCGTCCTGAATGCCAGCGCGCAGACGCGCCGAGTGCGGCAGCAGGTATGCGCGATGATCGTCAGCCGACGGCGGCGTGCGCACCGCGATCGTGTCGCCGTTGATCGCGACGATGCCGGGCATGCGCGCCAGGATCGGCGGCGCGCTCGTGTCGGAGCGATTGCTGACCGCAAGCTCCTGGTTCTGATGAACCTCGTCGCCGCTCTGCACCAGCACGCGATAATCCTCCGGCACGGTCTGCTCGTCGGTGAAGACGGTATCCGCATCGATGTGGATCGTGCGCGTGTCCTCGGTGCGCTCGATGCGCAGCGTGCCGTCGATCTCGGCTAAGATCGCCTTATTCTTGGGCGAGCGCGCCTCGAAGATCTCTTGGATGCGCGGCAGACCCTGCGTGATGTCTTCCGCCGCCGCCACGCCGCCGGTGTGGAACGTACGCAGCGTAAGCTGCGTGCCGGGCTCGCCGATCGACTGAGCCGCGATAATGCCGACCGCCTCGCCGATGCCGACGAGCTGACCCGTCGCCAGGTTACGCCCGTAGCACATGCGGCAGACGCCATGCTTGGCGCGGCAGAGCAGCGGCGTGCGCACATAGACCTCGGTGATCCCGGCGGCCACGATCTGCTGCGCCGTTTCTTCCAGGATCTCGTGGTTGCGCGCGACGATCACCTCGCTCGTCTGCGGATCGACCACGTCCATGGCCGCCATGCGCCCGATGATACGCGGTGCCATGCCGATACGCACCTCGTCGCGCTCGGCTTCGAGCACCCACTGCCCGGCCTCGGTGCCACAGTCGTCGATCGTCACGATCACGTCCTGCGCCACGTCCACCAGACGGCGCGTGAGATAGCCCGCGTCCGCCGTACGCAGCGCGGTATCGGCCAGACCTTTACGACCGCCGTGCGTCGAGATAAAGTATTCGAGCACCGACAGGCCCTCGCGGAAGCTCGACCGGATCGGCGTCTCGATGATCCGACCGTTCGGGTCGGCCATCAGGCCACGCATACCGGCCATCTGCCGGATCTGGCCGATGTTACCGCGCGCGCCGGAGATCGCCATCATCGCGATCGGGCCGTACGGGTTCAGGTTTTCCTGCACCGCAGTTTTGATGTCGTCGGTCGCCTTCTCCCACGCCTTGACCACCTCAATGTAGCGCTCTTCCTTGGTGATCAGGCCGCGCCGAAACTGCTTCTCGATGTTGCGCACCGTCTCGTCGGCCTCTGCCAGAATCGCCGCCTTGCTCGGCGGCAGCTCCACGTCGGCAGCCGAGAAGGTCATACCGCCCAGCGTCGAGTGCTTGAAGCCCATCGACTTGATCCGGTCGGCCATCTGCGCCGTCTGCTCGGAGGCGTAGAAACGCAGCAGCTCCTCGTCGGGCAGGTTCCCGAAGCGCTCCACGATCTGCACGCGGCACTCCGGCGTCATCTGCTCCGGCTGGCTGTAGAAGCGGTAACAGTCGGCGATCACCTCGCGCAGGCCCTTCTTATCGACCAGCCGATTACGGAAGTGGAGCGGTGAGCGGAAGCCGTTCTCGCCGGGTCGCGGCTCGTCGGGGAAGCGCAGCGCGTTGTTGAAGATGATCCGCCCCACGGTCGTCTCGACCAGCGTGCGCGGGCAGCTATCGACGCTCACCAGCTCCTTGGTCGGCATCGTCACGCCATCCTCTTTGCCGACGACGTAGTCTTCGATCACCACGCGGATCGGCGCCTGGATATGCACGACCCGGTTGGTATGCGCCAGCAGCGCCTCGTCCACGCTGCCGAAGACCTTGCCAGCGCCGGGCGCGTCGTCGCGGACCTGCGTCAGATAGAAGCAGCCGAGCACGATGTCCTGCGCCGGGGTGATGATCGGATCGCCGTGCGCGGGCGACAGCAGGTTGTACTTCGACAGCATGCGCGTGCGCGCCTCTTCCTGGGCCTTGCGCGACAGCGGCACGTGAACCGCCATCTGGTCGCCGTCGAAGTCGGCGTTGAACGCCGCGCAGACCAGTGGATGAAGCTGGATCGCCGAGCCTTCGATCAGCACTGCCTCGAACGCCTGGATCGACAGACGGTGCAGCGACGGAGCGCGGTTGAGCAGCACGAGGTAATCCTTGATCACCTCTTCCAGCGCGTCCCAGACCTCCGGCTTGATGCGCTCGACGAACCGCTTGGCCGCCTTGATGTTGTGGGCATGGCCCTTCTCGACCAGCCGCCGCATCACGAAGGGCTTGAACAGCTCAAGCGCCATCTTCTTGGGCAGGCCGCACTGGTGCAGTTGCAGCGTCGGGCCGACCACGATCACCGAGCGACCGGAGTAGTCGACGCGCTTGCCGAGCAAGTTCTGGCGGAAGCGGCCCTGCTTGCCCTTGAGCATGTCGCTCAGGCTCTTGAGCCGGTGCTTGCCCTTGCCCGACACGGGCCGACCCCGGCGTCCGTTGTCGATCAGCGCATCGACCGCCTCTTGCAGCATCCGCTTCTCGTTACGCACGATGATTTCGGGCGCGTTCAGCTCCATCAGCCGCTTCAGACGATTGTTGCGGTTGATCACGCGGCGATACAGATCGTTGAGGTCGCTCGTGGCAAAGCGACCGCCGTCGAGCTGGACCATCGGGCGCAGATCCGGCGGGATCACCGGCAGCACCTTGAGGATCATCCACTCCGGCTTGTTGCCGCTCTTTCGGAACGCCTCGACGACGCGCAGCCGCTTGGTCGCCTTCTTGCGCTTCTGGCTGGTCGCCGATGCCGCGTGCATCTCTTCCTGCAACTGCATCGCCAGGGCATCCAGATCGACGCGCGCCACCAGGCTGCGGACAGCGCCGCCGCCCATCTCGGCGGTAAACGCGCCCGGTGCCAGCTCGCGCATCGTGCGGTACTCGGACTCGGAGATGATGCGCAGGATCTTGATCTCGTCGATCCGATCGAGCTTCTCCTTCTCCTCGCGCACCAGCAGGTCGAGCTGCTGCTGCATCTCGTCCGAGAGCTTGGTCTGGCTCTGCTCGGCGGCATGGGCGCGCTGATCGCGCTCCGCCCCCGACAGCGCCTCGGCGTCGCTCAACTCCTGGTCGCGGCGCTCCTTGATTCGCTCGCGCTCGGCCTCGACCGTCTCGTCCAGCCGGTTCAGATGATAGGCCGATACGGGCTCGCCCTTCTCGGCGATCGTGACGCCACGGAAATCGAAATCCTGCGGCGCGGCGCGGCCCGCCAGCTCTTCCAGCGAATCGCGCAATTCCTGATCTTCGTCCTCAAGCTCCGCCAGCAGATCGGCGTAGCGCTGCTTGATCTCTTTCTGCGCCGCCGCGAGCGCCTGATCCATCTGCGCCAGCTCTTGCGAGATGCGCGTCGACGCGGCCTCGCCCTTGCCGCGCGCCTGGCCCTCTAGCTCGGCGCGACGCACCGTGTAGTCGGCGACGATCCGCTCGCGCACCTGCTCGATCGCCATGTCGTCGACGTCGGTGATGATGTACGAGGCGAAGTACAGCACGCGCTCCAGGTTGCGCGGCGAGATGTCGAGCAGCAGACCAAGGCGGCTCGGCGTGCCCTTGACGAACCAGATGTGCGACACCGGCGAGGCCAGGTTGATATGGCCCATGCGCTCGCGCCGCACCTTGGAGCGTGTCACCTCGACGCCGCATTTATCGCAGACGACGCCCTTGTACCGCACGCGCTTGTACTTGCCGCAGTAGCACTCCCAGTCCTTCTGCGGCCCGAAAATCTTCTCGCAGAACAGACCGTCCCGCTCCGGCTTGAGCGTGCGGTAGTTGATTGTCTCAGGCTTCGTCACCTCGCCCTTGGACCAGCCCAGAATCTCCTCAGGCGAGGCCAGGCTGATCCGAATGGCGTTAAAATCATTAATCTCAGGCATCTGTATCTCCAGAACCTAGAACTGAGAACCAAGAACCAATCACCGGGCTTTCCGGTTCTCGGTTCTTGGTTCTCGGTTCTTTTTTAGAACTCGCCCTTTTCCATGCCCGACAGATTGATGCCGTCCAGCGCCGACAGGTCATCGCCTGTGTCCTCGGTCAGCTCCATCGGCGTCTCGTCCTCAGACAGCACCTCGACGGAGAGGCCCAGCGCTTGCAGCTCCTTGATCAACACCTTGAACGACTCGGGAACGCCCGCCTCTTGAATTTGCTCGCCCTTGACGATCGCCTCGTAGGTCTTGACGCGACCGTTCACGTCGTCGGACTTGACCGTCAGCATCTCTTGCAGCGTATAGGCCGCTCCGTAGGCTTCGAGCGCCCACACCTCCATCTCGCCGAAGCGCTGGCCGCCGAACTGGGCCTTGCCGCCGAGCGGCTGCTGCGTCACCAGCGAGTATGGACCCGTCGAGCGGGCGTGAATCTTGTCTTCGACCAGATGCGCCAGCTTGAGCATGTAGATGTAGCCGACCGTCACCGGATTATCGAACGGCTCGCCCGTGCGCCCATCGTAGAGCGTGATCTTGCCGTCGTCGGGCAGCCCGGCCTCGTACAATGCCTGCTGGATCTGCTCCTCGCGCGCGCCGTCGAAGACCGGCGTGGCGATGCGGTAGCCCAGCCGCGCGGCGGCCCAGCCCAGGTGCGTCTCCAGAATCTGGCCGATGTTCATGCGCGAGGGCACGCCGATCGGATTCAGGATGATGTCGACCGGGCGGCCATCCGGCATGAAGGGCATGTCCTGAATCGGCAGGATGCGCGAGACGACGCCCTTGTTGCCGTGCCGACCGGCCATCTTGTCGCCAGCGCTGATCTTGCGCTTCTGCGCGATCAGCACGCGCACCATCTTGTTGACGCCCACCGGCAGATCGGGCGAGTCCTCGCGGGTGAAGACCTTAACGTCGATCACCTTGCCGCGCACACCGTGCGGCACCCGCAGCGACGTATCCTTGACCTCGCGCGCCTTCTCGCCGAAGATCGCGCGCAGCAGGCGCTCTTCCGCCGTCAGATCCGTCTCGCCCTTGGGCGTGATCTTGCCGACCAGGATGTCGTTCGGGTTGACATCCGCGCCGACATAGATAATGCCGTTCTCGTCCAGATTGCGCAGGCTATCCTGGCCGACGTTGGGAATATCGCGGGTAATCTCCTCGTCGCCGAGCTTGGTCTGCCGCGCCTCGACCTCGTACTTCTCGATGTGGATCGAGGTAAAGATGTCCTCGCGCACCAGCCGCTCGGAAACCAGGATCGCGTCCTCGTAGTTGCCGCCCTCCCAGGGCATGAACGCCACGAGCACGTTCTGGCCCAGCGCCAGCTCGCCGTTGTCGGTCGATGAGGAGTCGGCGATCACCTGATTGCGCTTGACGCGCTCGCCGGTCAGCACCGCCGGACGCTGGTTGATACAGGTGTCCTGGTTCGAGCGCATGAACTTGATCAGCGGATAGACCCGATCGGTGCCGTCTTCTTCGCGAACGATGATCTGGCGCGAGTCGGCGCGCAGCACCAGGCCGTCGTTCTTGGCGATCACCACCTGGCCCGAATCGCGCGCCGCCTGGTACTCCATGCCCGTGCCGATGATCGGCGCGTCGGGACGCAGCAGCGGCACAGCCTGGCGCTGCATGTTCGCGCCCATCAGCGCGCGGTTGGCGTCGTCGTGCTCAAGGAACGGGATCAGCGCCGTAGAGACTGAGACGACCTGCTTGGGCGACACGTCCATGTAGTCGACGCGCTCGGCAGGCTCTTCCACGAACTCATCGCCGTAGCGGCCCTGCACCTTGCCGGTCAGGAAGCGGTTGTGCTCGTCCAGCGGCGCGTTCGCCTGCGCGACGATGAACTTATCTTCTTCGTCGGCGGGCAGGTAATGCACCTCGCCCGTGACGATCGGGCGGATCTTGATCGTGCGCAGCGGCAGATCGGCGATCCGCTCGGCGATCGCCCGCGTGATCTCGGTGTTTTCTTCGGCGATCGTCTCGCCCGTTTTGGGATCGACGATGTCCTCGCGTAGGATCTGGCCGCGCAGCAGGCCGATCGCAATATGCCGCGCCAGCTCACGGTCGATCCGCGCGCCACGAGCCGCCAGCAGATCGCCGGTGCGCAGGTCGCGCACGTCGTTGATCAGGAGCGGCTTGTCGAGCCACAGCGGGGTGTTATCGACCTCGCGATACACCTTGCGGTAGGGCGTTTCGAGGAAGCCCATCTCGTTGATGCGCGCAAACGTGGACATCGCGCCGATCAGACCGATGTTCGGGCCTTCGGGCGTTTCCACGGGGCAGATGCGGCCATAGTGCGAGTGGTGCACGTCGCGCACCTCGAAGCCCGCACGATCACGGCTCAGACCGCCGGGACCGAGCGCCGAGATACGTCGCTTGTGGGCCAGCTCCGCCAGCGGGTTGACCTGATCCATGAACTGCGAAAGCTGCGAGCCGCCGAAGAACTCGCGGATCGCCGCGACGACCGGACGAATATTGACCAGGCCGTTGGGCGTCGCGCTTTCGGGATCTTGCAGCGACATGCGCTCTTTGATCACGCGCTCCATGCGCAGCAGGCCAACGCGGAACTGCGCCTGGATCAGCTCGCCCACGGTACGCACGCGGCGATTGCCCAGGTGATCGATGTCGTCGGGCTCGCCGATGCCGTTGTTGAGATCGATGATCCGCTCGACGATCTTGTAGAGGTCCTGCGGTGTCAGAATGCGCTCGGTGGCGTCGGGCGTCTCGCCGCCATGCTCGCGGCGGCCCTTCTCCCACAGGTTGCGGTTGAGCTTGTAGCGACCGACGCGCGCGAGATCGTAGCGCCGCCCGTTGAACAGCAGCGATTCGAGCAAGGTCCGCGCGTTCTCCAGCGTCGGCGGATCGCCGGGCCGGAGCCGCTTGTACAGCTCGATCATCGCCTCTTTAGCGTGGCGCGTGCCGTCCTTCTCAAGCGTGGCGGTGATATAGCGGTGATCCGGGTTGATATCGACATGCTCGAAGAGCGCGAGCACCTCGTCGTCCAGGCCGGACTCGTCCAGCGCCTTGCCGGAGAAGAGGCCAATCACCGCGCGGATCAGGATCGTCACCG
Encoded here:
- a CDS encoding DNA-directed RNA polymerase subunit beta; protein product: MDGAQPRRPERRSYARIQDAIEVPKLIETQIDSFQWFQEVGLRELFDEISPIEDFTGKNLALSFLDYRFDPPRYDEFECRERDLTYSAPLKVRARLLIKSTGEVKESEIFMGEFPLMTENGTFINNGSERVVVSQLIRSPGVYFKDEHDPTTGRALHTAKLIPNRGAWLEFETSKRDVISVKVDRKRKLPVTILIRAVIGLFSGKALDESGLDDEVLALFEHVDINPDHRYITATLEKDGTRHAKEAMIELYKRLRPGDPPTLENARTLLESLLFNGRRYDLARVGRYKLNRNLWEKGRREHGGETPDATERILTPQDLYKIVERIIDLNNGIGEPDDIDHLGNRRVRTVGELIQAQFRVGLLRMERVIKERMSLQDPESATPNGLVNIRPVVAAIREFFGGSQLSQFMDQVNPLAELAHKRRISALGPGGLSRDRAGFEVRDVHHSHYGRICPVETPEGPNIGLIGAMSTFARINEMGFLETPYRKVYREVDNTPLWLDKPLLINDVRDLRTGDLLAARGARIDRELARHIAIGLLRGQILREDIVDPKTGETIAEENTEITRAIAERIADLPLRTIKIRPIVTGEVHYLPADEEDKFIVAQANAPLDEHNRFLTGKVQGRYGDEFVEEPAERVDYMDVSPKQVVSVSTALIPFLEHDDANRALMGANMQRQAVPLLRPDAPIIGTGMEYQAARDSGQVVIAKNDGLVLRADSRQIIVREEDGTDRVYPLIKFMRSNQDTCINQRPAVLTGERVKRNQVIADSSSTDNGELALGQNVLVAFMPWEGGNYEDAILVSERLVREDIFTSIHIEKYEVEARQTKLGDEEITRDIPNVGQDSLRNLDENGIIYVGADVNPNDILVGKITPKGETDLTAEERLLRAIFGEKAREVKDTSLRVPHGVRGKVIDVKVFTREDSPDLPVGVNKMVRVLIAQKRKISAGDKMAGRHGNKGVVSRILPIQDMPFMPDGRPVDIILNPIGVPSRMNIGQILETHLGWAAARLGYRIATPVFDGAREEQIQQALYEAGLPDDGKITLYDGRTGEPFDNPVTVGYIYMLKLAHLVEDKIHARSTGPYSLVTQQPLGGKAQFGGQRFGEMEVWALEAYGAAYTLQEMLTVKSDDVNGRVKTYEAIVKGEQIQEAGVPESFKVLIKELQALGLSVEVLSEDETPMELTEDTGDDLSALDGINLSGMEKGEF